Proteins encoded by one window of Cloeon dipterum chromosome 4, ieCloDipt1.1, whole genome shotgun sequence:
- the LOC135942806 gene encoding proton-coupled amino acid transporter-like protein CG1139: MCELGSKPAMALCTHTPVPSTYPSASSVPPAGPFESFVDTSFVRIMSRVGALPEGKSNPAFATSPSSAELGSAVINVHLVSVSSKVPLDAGNQQLVQSELGPNSHYDPYQHRDVRHPTNNTETMLHLLKGSLGTGILAMPNAFKNAGWIIGLFGTLFIGIICTYCIHMLVTCAYALSGRKKVASLNYPQTFEEALRQGPGILPKLAPYAGHFVNLFLFIYQTGTCCVYVVFVASNIQSVVNYHTQVNTDVQIFMLYILLPLILLNYVRNLKYLAPFSTLANIITITGFTITLYYILRDGLPEAADRHMFGTLEGIPLFFGTVLFALEAIGVIMPLENNMKTPVSFGGATGVLNRSMVIIIIIYMGLGFLGFLQYGDQSAGSITLNLPDTEILAQSVQLMLALAIFITYALQCYVSIEIVWNIYLSPHVKSKGYRITFEFLVRTLLVLLTFLLAAAVPNLELFISLFGAFCLSILGIVLPTVIQMATFEQDRSGLRLAKNTFLIVFGLVGLVTGTYISIKDIIHEFFTHHPH, from the exons AATCATGAGTCGCGTCGGAGCTTTGCCGGAAGGGAAGAGCAATCCAGCGTTTGCCACGTCGCCCAGTAG CGCCGAGCTTGGCAGTGCGGTGATCAATGTGCACCTGGTGTCTGTGAGCAGTAAAGTGCCCCTGGACGCGGGCAACCAGCAACTGGTGCAGAGCGAATTAGGTCCCAACTCCCATTATGACCCGTATCAACACCGCGACGTCAGACACCCTACTAA CAACACCGAGACAATGCTGCACCTGCTCAAGGGCAGTCTCGGCACGGGCATCCTGGCGATGCCGAATGCATTCAAAAACGCCGGCTGGATAATCGGTCTGTTCGGCACCCTGTTCATCGGCATCATTTGCACCTACTGCATCCACATGCTG GTGACGTGCGCGTACGCGCTGAGCGGGCGCAAAAAAGTCGCCAGCCTCAACTACCCGCAAACCTTTGAAGAGGCCCTCCGACAGGGACCTGGCATCCTGCCCAAATTGGCTCCGTACGCCGG GCATTTTGTGAATCTGTTCCTATTTATTTACCAAACTGGCACATGCTGTGTCTACGTCGTGTTCGTCGCCTCAAATATCCAAAGT GTCGTAAATTACCATACCCAAGTGAACACTGATGTGCAAATCTTCATGCTGTACATTCTGCTGCCTCTGATCCTTCTGAATTATGTCAGGAACCTCAAGTACCTCGCTCCGTTCTCGACTTTGGCGAATATAATCACCATCACCGGCTTCACCATCACCCTTTACTACATCCTGAGAGACGGACTGCCAGAAGCTGCCGACAGACACATGTTCGGAACGCTGGAGGGCATTCCGTTGTTCTTCGGCACGGTCCTCTTCGCTCTAGAGGCAATTGGAGTG ATTATGCCTCTGGAAAACAACATGAAGACGCCCGTCTCTTTCGGGGGCGCCACTGGGGTGCTCAACCGATCCAtggtcatcatcatcattatcTACATGGGTCTCGGCTTCCTGGGATTTTTGCAGTACGGCGACCAGTCGGCTGGCTCCATCACCTTAAACTTGCCCGACACCGAAAT ACTGGCCCAATCAGTGCAGCTGATGCTTGCCCTCGCTATTTTTATCACGTACGCCCTTCAGTGTTACGTTTCTATTGAGATCGTCTGGAACATTTATCTTTCGCCACACGTCAAGTCCAAGGGATACCGCATCACTTTCGAGTTTCTCGTCAGGACGCTGCTCGTCTTATTAACAT tttTGCTGGCTGCAGCTGTGCCCAATCTGGAGCTTTTTATCTCGCTGTTCGGCGCTTTCTGCCTCAGCATCCTTGGCATTGTGTTGCCGACCGTGATTCAGATGGCCACGTTCGAGCAAGACAGGTCAGGTCTGCGCCTGGCCAAGAACACATTCTTGATTGTGTTCGGCCTCGTCGGTTTGGTCACCGGCACCTACATCAGTATTAAAGACATCATCCACGAGTTCTTCACGCATCATCCCCATTAA
- the LOC135942807 gene encoding proton-coupled amino acid transporter-like protein CG1139, with product MESAGKVESGLENPAFVPDSSNDRKKSQGGGSITSGDYEPYSQRVLTLPTTNLETLLHLIKGSMGSGILAMPNAFKNAGYVFGAVATIAIGVICTYTVHLLVQSSYALCKRRKVPSMGYPETMEAAMRDGPGYFPKIAPYAEYIVNFFIFLFQVGTCCVYFVFISSNIQRVMGEYINEIDVRLYMCMIFLPIALLNLVRKLKYLAPFSALSNFLIVTGVAITLYYIFRDGLPDISQRNWIGEARGIPLFFGTVLFALECIGVIMPLENNMKTPKSFGGPTGVFNQAMLVIIFLYTSLGLFGYLEYGEKIEGSITLNLPNNEILAQVVQIMMAVAIFLTYPLQCYVAVDILWNTYLSPKVQSKKRKLAGEYGVRTGIVLLTFGLAVAIPNLELFISLVGALALSMVGIILPPIIAMATFEHQRRGWRIYKNIAIVIFGILGMLTGTYVSIVDIVHSLSSSSSSL from the exons ATGGAGTCTGCCGGCAAAGTGGAAAGTGGGTTGGAAAATCCAGCCTTTGTCCCAGacag CTCAAATGATCGGAAGAAGTCTCAAGGTGGAGGCAGCATCACTAGCGGGGATTATGAGCCTTACAGTCAGAGAGTCCTCACGCTGCCAACCAC AAACCTGGAGACGCTGCTGCATCTGATAAAAGGGAGCATGGGCAGCGGAATTCTAGCCATGCCAAATGCATTCAAAAACGCGGGTTACGTGTTTGGCGCAGTGGCGACGATCGCCATCGGCGTGATTTGCACATACACCGTTCACCTCCTG GTGCAGAGCTCATACGCCCTTTGCAAGCGCCGGAAAGTGCCTAGTATGGGCTATCCAGAGACGATGGAAGCGGCGATGCGAGATGGACCGGGATACTTTCCCAAAATAGCTCCTTATGCCGA gtaCATTGTGAATTTCTTCATATTCCTGTTCCAAGTCGGTACCTGCTGCGTTTATTTTGTCTTCATATCTTCCAACATACAAAGG GTTATGGGCGAGTACATCAACGAAATCGACGTTCGTCTGTACATGTGCATGATTTTTCTGCCCATTGCGCTGCTGAATTTGGTTCGGAAACTGAAATACTTGGCACCGTTTTCTGCTCTATCAAACTTTTTGATCGTCACCGGCGTCGCCATCACACTGTACTACATATTTCGCGATGGATTGCCGGATATTTCTCAACGAAACTGGATTGGAGAGGCTCGAGGAATACCGCTTTTCTTTGGAACAGTTTTGTTTGCACTTGAATGTATTGGAGTG ATAATGCCGCTGGAGAACAATATGAAAACGCCAAAGTCGTTTGGCGGCCCCACCGGAGTTTTCAACCAAGCCATGCTggttattattttcctctacACAAGTTTGGGTCTGTTCGGTTACTTGGAATACGGAGAAAAAATTGAGGGATCAATTACCCTCAACCTgccaaataatgaaat attgGCGCAAGTGGTTCAAATCATGATGGCAGTGGCTATTTTCCTGACATACCCTCTGCAATGTTACGTAGCTGTTGATATTCTTTGGAACACGTATTTGAGTCCTAAGGTGCAGAGCAAGAAGAGGAAACTCGCTGGAGAATACGGCGTCAGAACGGGAATCGTCCTTTTAACTT TTGGCTTGGCAGTTGCGATTCCAAACCTTGAATTGTTCATTTCGCTGGTCGGTGCTCTTGCTCTGAGCATGGTTGGAATTATTCTTCCACCTATCATCGCGATGGCAACTTTCGAGCACCAAAGAAGAGGATGGAGAATATACAAAAACATTGCGATTGTAATTTTCGGAATATTAGGAATGCTAACCGGCACGTACGTTAGCATTGTTGATATCGTTCACAGCTTGTCATCATCCTCATCGTcgttgtaa
- the LOC135944168 gene encoding proton-coupled amino acid transporter-like protein CG1139 isoform X2, which yields MVEMSQTVRNSQKAENASKIGPDREKGRGNGSTQCDFEPYEHRAVHLPTNNLDTLLHVIKGIMGSGILAMPDAFKNSGYALGTAATIFIGIVQSYCVHQLVRTAYELSKRKQVASMTYPETAREAMLAGPTWMKKLAPYAGTVVNVFIFSFQLGTCCVYFVFISSNLKRVCDIYFDPIDVRIYMCFILVPIILANLVRNLKYLTPFSGISNVTIVSSLGITLYYVFRDGLGPISEKAAVGEARGFPLFFGTVLFALTCIGMIMPLENNMKRPKKFGGTFGVFNAAMVIIIFLYVTIGLLGYLKYGSGVMGSITLNLPEEEKLAQAVQIMIAIGVFLSYPLQCYVAIDIVWTQTLKPKLMEKKYKVLLPFELGVRVALVVIPFALAVAIPKLGLFISLVGALTLSIVAISLPPFMEIGTFEHQRRGWRLIKNIALIIFGLLGLVTGTYVSIEDIVKSFST from the exons ATG GTGGAAATGAGCCAGACTGTGAGAAACTCTCAAAAGGCCGAGAACGCCTCGAAAATCGG cCCAGACAGAGAGAAGGGACGGGGAAATGGTTCAACACAATGCGACTTTGAGCCTTATGAGCACCGAGCCGTGCATCTACCAACAAA CAACTTGGACACACTGCTCCACGTCATCAAAGGCATCATGGGAAGCGGGATCTTAGCAATGCCGGATGCCTTCAAAAACTCTGGTTACGCATTGGGAACAGCGGCAACGATTTTTATCGGCATTGTGCAGTCTTACTGTGTCCATCAACTG GTCCGGACCGCATACGAATTGAGCAAGCGAAAACAGGTTGCGAGCATGACCTACCCTGAGACTGCTAGGGAGGCAATGTTGGCAGGACCGACATGgatgaaaaaattagctcCATATGCtgg CACCGTTGTGAATGTTTTCATCTTCTCTTTCCAACTGGGTACGTGCTGCGTGTATTTCGTCTTCATATCTTCGAATTTAAAACGG GTGTGCGATATCTACTTCGACCCGATAGACGTTCGGATCTACATGTGCTTCATCCTTGTGCCAATAATCCTGGCCAATTTAGTTCGCAACCTGAAGTACCTCACACCCTTCTCGGGCATTTCCAACGTGACCATCGTCTCATCGCTGGGCATCACCCTTTACTACGTCTTTAGAGATGGACTGGGGCCTATTTCAGAGAAAGCCGCGGTTGGAGAAGCTAGGGGCTTCCCTCTATTTTTCGGAACAGTCTTGTTCGCCCTAACTTGCATTGGAATG ATCATGCCGCTGGAAAACAACATGAAGAGGCCGAAAAAGTTTGGAGGCACGTTCGGAGTATTCAACGCTGCTATGGTCATTATTATATTCCTCTACGTCACGATTGGTTTGCTTGGATATTTGAAATATGGATCTGGTGTGATGGGCTCGATCACCTTGAACCTGCCCGAAGAAGAAAA gTTAGCTCAAGCAGTCCAAATAATGATTGCGATTGGCGTGTTCCTGTCATACCCGCTGCAGTGCTACGTCGCCATCGACATTGTATGGACACAGACGCTTAAGCCGAAGCTCATGGAAAAGAAGTATAAAGTTTTGCTTCCTTTTGAACTTGGGGTACGCGTTGCGCTGGTAGTGATTCCAT tcgCCCTTGCGGTGGCCATCCCGAAATTGGGGCTGTTCATCTCCCTTGTGGGTGCGCTGACGCTGAGCATTGTGGCAATCTCTCTACCACCATTCATGGAAATCGGCACATTTGAGCACCAACGAAGAGGATGGAGACtgatcaaaaatattgcacTCATCATATTTGGTCTCTTGGGTTTGGTCACAGGAACGTATGTCAGTATCGAGGATATTGTTAAATCGTTTTCCACGTGA
- the LOC135944168 gene encoding proton-coupled amino acid transporter-like protein CG1139 isoform X1 — protein sequence MAGGRLNSKRILYSQVRQQDGALRLNVEMSQTVRNSQKAENASKIGPDREKGRGNGSTQCDFEPYEHRAVHLPTNNLDTLLHVIKGIMGSGILAMPDAFKNSGYALGTAATIFIGIVQSYCVHQLVRTAYELSKRKQVASMTYPETAREAMLAGPTWMKKLAPYAGTVVNVFIFSFQLGTCCVYFVFISSNLKRVCDIYFDPIDVRIYMCFILVPIILANLVRNLKYLTPFSGISNVTIVSSLGITLYYVFRDGLGPISEKAAVGEARGFPLFFGTVLFALTCIGMIMPLENNMKRPKKFGGTFGVFNAAMVIIIFLYVTIGLLGYLKYGSGVMGSITLNLPEEEKLAQAVQIMIAIGVFLSYPLQCYVAIDIVWTQTLKPKLMEKKYKVLLPFELGVRVALVVIPFALAVAIPKLGLFISLVGALTLSIVAISLPPFMEIGTFEHQRRGWRLIKNIALIIFGLLGLVTGTYVSIEDIVKSFST from the exons ATGGCAGGAGGCAGATTAAACAGCAAACGGATTCTCTATTCGCAAGTCAGACAGCAGGACGGTGCGCTGCGCCTAAAC GTGGAAATGAGCCAGACTGTGAGAAACTCTCAAAAGGCCGAGAACGCCTCGAAAATCGG cCCAGACAGAGAGAAGGGACGGGGAAATGGTTCAACACAATGCGACTTTGAGCCTTATGAGCACCGAGCCGTGCATCTACCAACAAA CAACTTGGACACACTGCTCCACGTCATCAAAGGCATCATGGGAAGCGGGATCTTAGCAATGCCGGATGCCTTCAAAAACTCTGGTTACGCATTGGGAACAGCGGCAACGATTTTTATCGGCATTGTGCAGTCTTACTGTGTCCATCAACTG GTCCGGACCGCATACGAATTGAGCAAGCGAAAACAGGTTGCGAGCATGACCTACCCTGAGACTGCTAGGGAGGCAATGTTGGCAGGACCGACATGgatgaaaaaattagctcCATATGCtgg CACCGTTGTGAATGTTTTCATCTTCTCTTTCCAACTGGGTACGTGCTGCGTGTATTTCGTCTTCATATCTTCGAATTTAAAACGG GTGTGCGATATCTACTTCGACCCGATAGACGTTCGGATCTACATGTGCTTCATCCTTGTGCCAATAATCCTGGCCAATTTAGTTCGCAACCTGAAGTACCTCACACCCTTCTCGGGCATTTCCAACGTGACCATCGTCTCATCGCTGGGCATCACCCTTTACTACGTCTTTAGAGATGGACTGGGGCCTATTTCAGAGAAAGCCGCGGTTGGAGAAGCTAGGGGCTTCCCTCTATTTTTCGGAACAGTCTTGTTCGCCCTAACTTGCATTGGAATG ATCATGCCGCTGGAAAACAACATGAAGAGGCCGAAAAAGTTTGGAGGCACGTTCGGAGTATTCAACGCTGCTATGGTCATTATTATATTCCTCTACGTCACGATTGGTTTGCTTGGATATTTGAAATATGGATCTGGTGTGATGGGCTCGATCACCTTGAACCTGCCCGAAGAAGAAAA gTTAGCTCAAGCAGTCCAAATAATGATTGCGATTGGCGTGTTCCTGTCATACCCGCTGCAGTGCTACGTCGCCATCGACATTGTATGGACACAGACGCTTAAGCCGAAGCTCATGGAAAAGAAGTATAAAGTTTTGCTTCCTTTTGAACTTGGGGTACGCGTTGCGCTGGTAGTGATTCCAT tcgCCCTTGCGGTGGCCATCCCGAAATTGGGGCTGTTCATCTCCCTTGTGGGTGCGCTGACGCTGAGCATTGTGGCAATCTCTCTACCACCATTCATGGAAATCGGCACATTTGAGCACCAACGAAGAGGATGGAGACtgatcaaaaatattgcacTCATCATATTTGGTCTCTTGGGTTTGGTCACAGGAACGTATGTCAGTATCGAGGATATTGTTAAATCGTTTTCCACGTGA
- the LOC135944168 gene encoding proton-coupled amino acid transporter-like protein CG1139 isoform X3, with amino-acid sequence MSQTVRNSQKAENASKIGPDREKGRGNGSTQCDFEPYEHRAVHLPTNNLDTLLHVIKGIMGSGILAMPDAFKNSGYALGTAATIFIGIVQSYCVHQLVRTAYELSKRKQVASMTYPETAREAMLAGPTWMKKLAPYAGTVVNVFIFSFQLGTCCVYFVFISSNLKRVCDIYFDPIDVRIYMCFILVPIILANLVRNLKYLTPFSGISNVTIVSSLGITLYYVFRDGLGPISEKAAVGEARGFPLFFGTVLFALTCIGMIMPLENNMKRPKKFGGTFGVFNAAMVIIIFLYVTIGLLGYLKYGSGVMGSITLNLPEEEKLAQAVQIMIAIGVFLSYPLQCYVAIDIVWTQTLKPKLMEKKYKVLLPFELGVRVALVVIPFALAVAIPKLGLFISLVGALTLSIVAISLPPFMEIGTFEHQRRGWRLIKNIALIIFGLLGLVTGTYVSIEDIVKSFST; translated from the exons ATGAGCCAGACTGTGAGAAACTCTCAAAAGGCCGAGAACGCCTCGAAAATCGG cCCAGACAGAGAGAAGGGACGGGGAAATGGTTCAACACAATGCGACTTTGAGCCTTATGAGCACCGAGCCGTGCATCTACCAACAAA CAACTTGGACACACTGCTCCACGTCATCAAAGGCATCATGGGAAGCGGGATCTTAGCAATGCCGGATGCCTTCAAAAACTCTGGTTACGCATTGGGAACAGCGGCAACGATTTTTATCGGCATTGTGCAGTCTTACTGTGTCCATCAACTG GTCCGGACCGCATACGAATTGAGCAAGCGAAAACAGGTTGCGAGCATGACCTACCCTGAGACTGCTAGGGAGGCAATGTTGGCAGGACCGACATGgatgaaaaaattagctcCATATGCtgg CACCGTTGTGAATGTTTTCATCTTCTCTTTCCAACTGGGTACGTGCTGCGTGTATTTCGTCTTCATATCTTCGAATTTAAAACGG GTGTGCGATATCTACTTCGACCCGATAGACGTTCGGATCTACATGTGCTTCATCCTTGTGCCAATAATCCTGGCCAATTTAGTTCGCAACCTGAAGTACCTCACACCCTTCTCGGGCATTTCCAACGTGACCATCGTCTCATCGCTGGGCATCACCCTTTACTACGTCTTTAGAGATGGACTGGGGCCTATTTCAGAGAAAGCCGCGGTTGGAGAAGCTAGGGGCTTCCCTCTATTTTTCGGAACAGTCTTGTTCGCCCTAACTTGCATTGGAATG ATCATGCCGCTGGAAAACAACATGAAGAGGCCGAAAAAGTTTGGAGGCACGTTCGGAGTATTCAACGCTGCTATGGTCATTATTATATTCCTCTACGTCACGATTGGTTTGCTTGGATATTTGAAATATGGATCTGGTGTGATGGGCTCGATCACCTTGAACCTGCCCGAAGAAGAAAA gTTAGCTCAAGCAGTCCAAATAATGATTGCGATTGGCGTGTTCCTGTCATACCCGCTGCAGTGCTACGTCGCCATCGACATTGTATGGACACAGACGCTTAAGCCGAAGCTCATGGAAAAGAAGTATAAAGTTTTGCTTCCTTTTGAACTTGGGGTACGCGTTGCGCTGGTAGTGATTCCAT tcgCCCTTGCGGTGGCCATCCCGAAATTGGGGCTGTTCATCTCCCTTGTGGGTGCGCTGACGCTGAGCATTGTGGCAATCTCTCTACCACCATTCATGGAAATCGGCACATTTGAGCACCAACGAAGAGGATGGAGACtgatcaaaaatattgcacTCATCATATTTGGTCTCTTGGGTTTGGTCACAGGAACGTATGTCAGTATCGAGGATATTGTTAAATCGTTTTCCACGTGA